In Salmo salar chromosome ssa15, Ssal_v3.1, whole genome shotgun sequence, one genomic interval encodes:
- the plod1a gene encoding procollagen-lysine,2-oxoglutarate 5-dioxygenase 1 isoform X2, translating to MRAFSLLILAWMSLLVVLPVIRCKDQRELSEGNLLVVTVATKETDGFRRFMRSARHFNYTIKVLGRGEPWKGGDYMTAPGGGQKVRLLKAGLQEIKEEDKVVLFIDSYDVVFASGPKELLKKFQQTRHKVVFSAETLIWPDRHLEDKHPHFREGKRFLGSGGFIGYVPNLKEMVADWTGEDNDSDQLFFTKIYINPEKRKSINITLDNRCRMFQNLHGSLDEVVLKFEDGQVRARNVLYDTLPVIVHGNGPTKLQINYLSNYIPTVWTFETGCSVCLEDLRPLSGLKESEYPLVVIGIFIQQPTPFVSVFFESLLKLEYPKNQLKLFIYNQEQHHEVEVSSFLKDHGKEYQDVKVIGPEENMDRVASRNLGLDMCRQDKDCEYFFSMDIEVVLKNKDTLKILIEQNEPIIAPMITREGRLWTNFWGALSADGYYARSEDYVDIVQGRRVGVWNVPYLAKVYLVKASLLHEELSDNDLFSSGTLDLDMAFCHNARNKGVFMYVTNMHTFGRMLSTENYQMSHLHNDLWQIFENPKDWEERYIHENYTKIMRDKLIETPCPDVYWFPLFSDIGCDHIVQEMENFGQWSGGRNTDTRIQGGYENVPTIDIHMTQINYEKEWQKLLLDYIAPITETMYPGYYTKAQFDLAFVVRYKPDEQPFLRPHHDASTFTINIALNQKVLDYQGGGCRFIRYNCSVEAPRKGWALMHPGRLTHYHEGLRTTAGTRYIAVSFVDP from the exons ATGAGAGCTTTTTCCTTATTAATATTGGCCTGGATGTCCTTGCTTGTGGTTTTACCAGTGATACGTTGTAAAGATCAGCGAGAACTATCCGAAG GCAACCTTTTAGTTGTGACTGTTGCGACCAAAGAGACAGATGGCTTCAGGCGTTTCATGAGGTCTGCCCGGCACTTTAACTACACCATCAAG GTGCTTGGCAGAGGGGAGCCATGGAAAGGTGGGGACTATATGACCGCGCCAGGAGGGGGTCAGAAAGTGCGTCTTCTTAAAGCTGGTTTGCAGGAGATAAAGGAGGAAGACAAGGTTGTCCTCTTCATTGACAG CTATGATGTTGTCTTCGCCTCCGGTCCCAAAGAGCTGCTGAAGAAGTTCCAGCAGACAAGACACAAGGTGGTCTTCTCCGCAGAGACCCTCATCTGGCCCGACAGACATTTGGAGGACAAGCACCCCCACTTCCGAGAGGGAAAGAGGTTCTTGGGCTCAGGGG GATTCATTGGCTATGTTCCTAACCTCAAAGAGATGGTTGCTGACTGGACAGGGGAGGACAATGACAGTGATCAACTTTTCTTCACCAAGATTTATATCAACCcagagaaaaga AAATCCATCAATATAACACTGGACAACAGATGCAGAATGTTTCAGAATCTTCATGGATCCCTTG ATGAGGTCGTGTTGAAGTTTGAGGACGGGCAAGTGCGGGCCAGAAACGTGTTGTATGATACATTACCCGTCATTGTTCATGGCAACGGGCCCACCAAG cTCCAGATCAACTACTTGAGCAACTACATCCCCACAGTGTGGACATTTGAGACGGGTTGCAGTGTGTGTCTTGAGGACCTGCGGCCACTCTCAGGACTCAAG GAGAGCGAATACCCACTGGTGGTCATTGGGATCTTCATCCAGCAGCCCACCCCCTTTGTCAGTGTGTTCTTTGAGAGCTTGCTCAAACTGGAATACCCAAAAAACCAACTCAAACTCTTCATCTACAACCAG GAGCAGCACCACGAGGTAGAGGTCAGCTCTTTCCTGAAGGACCATGGGAAAGAGTACCAGGATGTAAAGGTCATCGGGCCTGAGGAGAACATGGACAGGGTGGCTTCCCGCAACCTCGGCCT TGATATGTGCCGACAGGACAAGGACTGTGAGTATTTCTTCAGCATGGATATCGAAGTGGTTCTGAAGAACAAGGACACCCTAAAGATTCTCATCGAGCAAAATGA GCCTATAATTGCACCCATGATAACCCGAGAAGGCCGCCTATGGACCAACTTCTGGGGAGCACTCAGTGCTGATGGTTACTATGCTAGGTCGGAGGACTATGTGGACATTGTGCAAGGACGCAGAGT TGGTGTGTGGAATGTCCCCTACCTGGCCAAGGTGTACCTGGTGAAGGCCAGCCTCCTTCACGAGGAGCTCTCCGACAATGACCTCTTCAGCTCGGGCACCCTGGACCTCGACATGGCCTTCTGTCACAACGCCAGAAACAAA GGAGTCTTCATGTATGTTACGAATATGCACACCTTTGGACGGATGCTGTCGACAGAAAACTACCAGATGAGCCATCTCCACAACGATCTGTGGCAGATCTTTGAAAACCCTAAG GATTGGGAGGAGCGTTACATCCATGAGAACTACACAAAGATAATGAGAGACAAACTGATTGAAACA CCTTGCCCTGATGTATACTGGTTCCCGCTATTCTCTGATATCGGATGTGACCACATTGTTCAAGAAATGGAAAACTTTGGACAGTGGTCCGGTGGCCGAAATACG GACACAAGGATCCAGGGCGGCTATGAGAATGTCCCCACCATTGATATCCACATGACTCAAATCAATTATGAGAAAGAGTGGCAGAAGCTTCTGTTGGATTACATCGCCCCAATCACAGAGACAATGTATCCTGGATACTACACCAAG GCTCAGTTTGACTTGGCGTTTGTAGTTAGATATAAGCCAGACGAGCAGCCCTTTTTAAGGCCACACCATGACGCGTCCACATTTACTATAAATATTGCACTCAATCAAAAAGTGCTTGATTACcag GGTGGGGGATGCAGGTTCATACGGTATAACTGCTCCGTCGAGGCACCCCGCAAAGGCTGGGCCCTCATGCACCCTGGACGGCTCACCCACTATCACGAGGGCCTGCGAACCACTGCAGGCACTCGATACATCGCAGTGTCATTTGTGGACCCCTGA
- the plod1a gene encoding procollagen-lysine,2-oxoglutarate 5-dioxygenase 1 isoform X4: MRSARHFNYTIKVLGRGEPWKGGDYMTAPGGGQKVRLLKAGLQEIKEEDKVVLFIDSYDVVFASGPKELLKKFQQTRHKVVFSAETLIWPDRHLEDKHPHFREGKRFLGSGGFIGYVPNLKEMVADWTGEDNDSDQLFFTKIYINPEKRKSINITLDNRCRMFQNLHGSLDEVVLKFEDGQVRARNVLYDTLPVIVHGNGPTKLQINYLSNYIPTVWTFETGCSVCLEDLRPLSGLKESEYPLVVIGIFIQQPTPFVSVFFESLLKLEYPKNQLKLFIYNQEQHHEVEVSSFLKDHGKEYQDVKVIGPEENMDRVASRNLGLDMCRQDKDCEYFFSMDIEVVLKNKDTLKILIEQNEPIIAPMITREGRLWTNFWGALSADGYYARSEDYVDIVQGRRVGVWNVPYLAKVYLVKASLLHEELSDNDLFSSGTLDLDMAFCHNARNKGVFMYVTNMHTFGRMLSTENYQMSHLHNDLWQIFENPKDWEERYIHENYTKIMRDKLIETPCPDVYWFPLFSDIGCDHIVQEMENFGQWSGGRNTDTRIQGGYENVPTIDIHMTQINYEKEWQKLLLDYIAPITETMYPGYYTKCISYLNFVVRYKPDEQPLLTPHHDASTFTINVALNSKEIDYQAQFDLAFVVRYKPDEQPFLRPHHDASTFTINIALNQKVLDYQGGGCRFIRYNCSVEAPRKGWALMHPGRLTHYHEGLRTTAGTRYIAVSFVDP; encoded by the exons ATGAGGTCTGCCCGGCACTTTAACTACACCATCAAG GTGCTTGGCAGAGGGGAGCCATGGAAAGGTGGGGACTATATGACCGCGCCAGGAGGGGGTCAGAAAGTGCGTCTTCTTAAAGCTGGTTTGCAGGAGATAAAGGAGGAAGACAAGGTTGTCCTCTTCATTGACAG CTATGATGTTGTCTTCGCCTCCGGTCCCAAAGAGCTGCTGAAGAAGTTCCAGCAGACAAGACACAAGGTGGTCTTCTCCGCAGAGACCCTCATCTGGCCCGACAGACATTTGGAGGACAAGCACCCCCACTTCCGAGAGGGAAAGAGGTTCTTGGGCTCAGGGG GATTCATTGGCTATGTTCCTAACCTCAAAGAGATGGTTGCTGACTGGACAGGGGAGGACAATGACAGTGATCAACTTTTCTTCACCAAGATTTATATCAACCcagagaaaaga AAATCCATCAATATAACACTGGACAACAGATGCAGAATGTTTCAGAATCTTCATGGATCCCTTG ATGAGGTCGTGTTGAAGTTTGAGGACGGGCAAGTGCGGGCCAGAAACGTGTTGTATGATACATTACCCGTCATTGTTCATGGCAACGGGCCCACCAAG cTCCAGATCAACTACTTGAGCAACTACATCCCCACAGTGTGGACATTTGAGACGGGTTGCAGTGTGTGTCTTGAGGACCTGCGGCCACTCTCAGGACTCAAG GAGAGCGAATACCCACTGGTGGTCATTGGGATCTTCATCCAGCAGCCCACCCCCTTTGTCAGTGTGTTCTTTGAGAGCTTGCTCAAACTGGAATACCCAAAAAACCAACTCAAACTCTTCATCTACAACCAG GAGCAGCACCACGAGGTAGAGGTCAGCTCTTTCCTGAAGGACCATGGGAAAGAGTACCAGGATGTAAAGGTCATCGGGCCTGAGGAGAACATGGACAGGGTGGCTTCCCGCAACCTCGGCCT TGATATGTGCCGACAGGACAAGGACTGTGAGTATTTCTTCAGCATGGATATCGAAGTGGTTCTGAAGAACAAGGACACCCTAAAGATTCTCATCGAGCAAAATGA GCCTATAATTGCACCCATGATAACCCGAGAAGGCCGCCTATGGACCAACTTCTGGGGAGCACTCAGTGCTGATGGTTACTATGCTAGGTCGGAGGACTATGTGGACATTGTGCAAGGACGCAGAGT TGGTGTGTGGAATGTCCCCTACCTGGCCAAGGTGTACCTGGTGAAGGCCAGCCTCCTTCACGAGGAGCTCTCCGACAATGACCTCTTCAGCTCGGGCACCCTGGACCTCGACATGGCCTTCTGTCACAACGCCAGAAACAAA GGAGTCTTCATGTATGTTACGAATATGCACACCTTTGGACGGATGCTGTCGACAGAAAACTACCAGATGAGCCATCTCCACAACGATCTGTGGCAGATCTTTGAAAACCCTAAG GATTGGGAGGAGCGTTACATCCATGAGAACTACACAAAGATAATGAGAGACAAACTGATTGAAACA CCTTGCCCTGATGTATACTGGTTCCCGCTATTCTCTGATATCGGATGTGACCACATTGTTCAAGAAATGGAAAACTTTGGACAGTGGTCCGGTGGCCGAAATACG GACACAAGGATCCAGGGCGGCTATGAGAATGTCCCCACCATTGATATCCACATGACTCAAATCAATTATGAGAAAGAGTGGCAGAAGCTTCTGTTGGATTACATCGCCCCAATCACAGAGACAATGTATCCTGGATACTACACCAAG TGTATCTCTTACCTCAACTTCGTAGTGAGGTACAAACCTGACGAGCAGCCCCTGCTCACCCCTCACCACGATGCATCTACTTTCACTATTAATGTAGCTCTCAACAGCAAAGAAATTGACTATCAG GCTCAGTTTGACTTGGCGTTTGTAGTTAGATATAAGCCAGACGAGCAGCCCTTTTTAAGGCCACACCATGACGCGTCCACATTTACTATAAATATTGCACTCAATCAAAAAGTGCTTGATTACcag GGTGGGGGATGCAGGTTCATACGGTATAACTGCTCCGTCGAGGCACCCCGCAAAGGCTGGGCCCTCATGCACCCTGGACGGCTCACCCACTATCACGAGGGCCTGCGAACCACTGCAGGCACTCGATACATCGCAGTGTCATTTGTGGACCCCTGA
- the plod1a gene encoding procollagen-lysine,2-oxoglutarate 5-dioxygenase 1 isoform X3, whose translation MRAFSLLILAWMSLLVVLPVIRCKDQRELSEGNLLVVTVATKETDGFRRFMRSARHFNYTIKVLGRGEPWKGGDYMTAPGGGQKVRLLKAGLQEIKEEDKVVLFIDSYDVVFASGPKELLKKFQQTRHKVVFSAETLIWPDRHLEDKHPHFREGKRFLGSGGFIGYVPNLKEMVADWTGEDNDSDQLFFTKIYINPEKRKSINITLDNRCRMFQNLHGSLDEVVLKFEDGQVRARNVLYDTLPVIVHGNGPTKLQINYLSNYIPTVWTFETGCSVCLEDLRPLSGLKESEYPLVVIGIFIQQPTPFVSVFFESLLKLEYPKNQLKLFIYNQEQHHEVEVSSFLKDHGKEYQDVKVIGPEENMDRVASRNLGLDMCRQDKDCEYFFSMDIEVVLKNKDTLKILIEQNEPIIAPMITREGRLWTNFWGALSADGYYARSEDYVDIVQGRRVGVWNVPYLAKVYLVKASLLHEELSDNDLFSSGTLDLDMAFCHNARNKGVFMYVTNMHTFGRMLSTENYQMSHLHNDLWQIFENPKDWEERYIHENYTKIMRDKLIETPCPDVYWFPLFSDIGCDHIVQEMENFGQWSGGRNTDTRIQGGYENVPTIDIHMTQINYEKEWQKLLLDYIAPITETMYPGYYTKCISYLNFVVRYKPDEQPLLTPHHDASTFTINVALNSKEIDYQGGGCRFIRYNCSVEAPRKGWALMHPGRLTHYHEGLRTTAGTRYIAVSFVDP comes from the exons ATGAGAGCTTTTTCCTTATTAATATTGGCCTGGATGTCCTTGCTTGTGGTTTTACCAGTGATACGTTGTAAAGATCAGCGAGAACTATCCGAAG GCAACCTTTTAGTTGTGACTGTTGCGACCAAAGAGACAGATGGCTTCAGGCGTTTCATGAGGTCTGCCCGGCACTTTAACTACACCATCAAG GTGCTTGGCAGAGGGGAGCCATGGAAAGGTGGGGACTATATGACCGCGCCAGGAGGGGGTCAGAAAGTGCGTCTTCTTAAAGCTGGTTTGCAGGAGATAAAGGAGGAAGACAAGGTTGTCCTCTTCATTGACAG CTATGATGTTGTCTTCGCCTCCGGTCCCAAAGAGCTGCTGAAGAAGTTCCAGCAGACAAGACACAAGGTGGTCTTCTCCGCAGAGACCCTCATCTGGCCCGACAGACATTTGGAGGACAAGCACCCCCACTTCCGAGAGGGAAAGAGGTTCTTGGGCTCAGGGG GATTCATTGGCTATGTTCCTAACCTCAAAGAGATGGTTGCTGACTGGACAGGGGAGGACAATGACAGTGATCAACTTTTCTTCACCAAGATTTATATCAACCcagagaaaaga AAATCCATCAATATAACACTGGACAACAGATGCAGAATGTTTCAGAATCTTCATGGATCCCTTG ATGAGGTCGTGTTGAAGTTTGAGGACGGGCAAGTGCGGGCCAGAAACGTGTTGTATGATACATTACCCGTCATTGTTCATGGCAACGGGCCCACCAAG cTCCAGATCAACTACTTGAGCAACTACATCCCCACAGTGTGGACATTTGAGACGGGTTGCAGTGTGTGTCTTGAGGACCTGCGGCCACTCTCAGGACTCAAG GAGAGCGAATACCCACTGGTGGTCATTGGGATCTTCATCCAGCAGCCCACCCCCTTTGTCAGTGTGTTCTTTGAGAGCTTGCTCAAACTGGAATACCCAAAAAACCAACTCAAACTCTTCATCTACAACCAG GAGCAGCACCACGAGGTAGAGGTCAGCTCTTTCCTGAAGGACCATGGGAAAGAGTACCAGGATGTAAAGGTCATCGGGCCTGAGGAGAACATGGACAGGGTGGCTTCCCGCAACCTCGGCCT TGATATGTGCCGACAGGACAAGGACTGTGAGTATTTCTTCAGCATGGATATCGAAGTGGTTCTGAAGAACAAGGACACCCTAAAGATTCTCATCGAGCAAAATGA GCCTATAATTGCACCCATGATAACCCGAGAAGGCCGCCTATGGACCAACTTCTGGGGAGCACTCAGTGCTGATGGTTACTATGCTAGGTCGGAGGACTATGTGGACATTGTGCAAGGACGCAGAGT TGGTGTGTGGAATGTCCCCTACCTGGCCAAGGTGTACCTGGTGAAGGCCAGCCTCCTTCACGAGGAGCTCTCCGACAATGACCTCTTCAGCTCGGGCACCCTGGACCTCGACATGGCCTTCTGTCACAACGCCAGAAACAAA GGAGTCTTCATGTATGTTACGAATATGCACACCTTTGGACGGATGCTGTCGACAGAAAACTACCAGATGAGCCATCTCCACAACGATCTGTGGCAGATCTTTGAAAACCCTAAG GATTGGGAGGAGCGTTACATCCATGAGAACTACACAAAGATAATGAGAGACAAACTGATTGAAACA CCTTGCCCTGATGTATACTGGTTCCCGCTATTCTCTGATATCGGATGTGACCACATTGTTCAAGAAATGGAAAACTTTGGACAGTGGTCCGGTGGCCGAAATACG GACACAAGGATCCAGGGCGGCTATGAGAATGTCCCCACCATTGATATCCACATGACTCAAATCAATTATGAGAAAGAGTGGCAGAAGCTTCTGTTGGATTACATCGCCCCAATCACAGAGACAATGTATCCTGGATACTACACCAAG TGTATCTCTTACCTCAACTTCGTAGTGAGGTACAAACCTGACGAGCAGCCCCTGCTCACCCCTCACCACGATGCATCTACTTTCACTATTAATGTAGCTCTCAACAGCAAAGAAATTGACTATCAG GGTGGGGGATGCAGGTTCATACGGTATAACTGCTCCGTCGAGGCACCCCGCAAAGGCTGGGCCCTCATGCACCCTGGACGGCTCACCCACTATCACGAGGGCCTGCGAACCACTGCAGGCACTCGATACATCGCAGTGTCATTTGTGGACCCCTGA
- the plod1a gene encoding procollagen-lysine,2-oxoglutarate 5-dioxygenase 1 isoform X1, with protein sequence MRAFSLLILAWMSLLVVLPVIRCKDQRELSEGNLLVVTVATKETDGFRRFMRSARHFNYTIKVLGRGEPWKGGDYMTAPGGGQKVRLLKAGLQEIKEEDKVVLFIDSYDVVFASGPKELLKKFQQTRHKVVFSAETLIWPDRHLEDKHPHFREGKRFLGSGGFIGYVPNLKEMVADWTGEDNDSDQLFFTKIYINPEKRKSINITLDNRCRMFQNLHGSLDEVVLKFEDGQVRARNVLYDTLPVIVHGNGPTKLQINYLSNYIPTVWTFETGCSVCLEDLRPLSGLKESEYPLVVIGIFIQQPTPFVSVFFESLLKLEYPKNQLKLFIYNQEQHHEVEVSSFLKDHGKEYQDVKVIGPEENMDRVASRNLGLDMCRQDKDCEYFFSMDIEVVLKNKDTLKILIEQNEPIIAPMITREGRLWTNFWGALSADGYYARSEDYVDIVQGRRVGVWNVPYLAKVYLVKASLLHEELSDNDLFSSGTLDLDMAFCHNARNKGVFMYVTNMHTFGRMLSTENYQMSHLHNDLWQIFENPKDWEERYIHENYTKIMRDKLIETPCPDVYWFPLFSDIGCDHIVQEMENFGQWSGGRNTDTRIQGGYENVPTIDIHMTQINYEKEWQKLLLDYIAPITETMYPGYYTKCISYLNFVVRYKPDEQPLLTPHHDASTFTINVALNSKEIDYQAQFDLAFVVRYKPDEQPFLRPHHDASTFTINIALNQKVLDYQGGGCRFIRYNCSVEAPRKGWALMHPGRLTHYHEGLRTTAGTRYIAVSFVDP encoded by the exons ATGAGAGCTTTTTCCTTATTAATATTGGCCTGGATGTCCTTGCTTGTGGTTTTACCAGTGATACGTTGTAAAGATCAGCGAGAACTATCCGAAG GCAACCTTTTAGTTGTGACTGTTGCGACCAAAGAGACAGATGGCTTCAGGCGTTTCATGAGGTCTGCCCGGCACTTTAACTACACCATCAAG GTGCTTGGCAGAGGGGAGCCATGGAAAGGTGGGGACTATATGACCGCGCCAGGAGGGGGTCAGAAAGTGCGTCTTCTTAAAGCTGGTTTGCAGGAGATAAAGGAGGAAGACAAGGTTGTCCTCTTCATTGACAG CTATGATGTTGTCTTCGCCTCCGGTCCCAAAGAGCTGCTGAAGAAGTTCCAGCAGACAAGACACAAGGTGGTCTTCTCCGCAGAGACCCTCATCTGGCCCGACAGACATTTGGAGGACAAGCACCCCCACTTCCGAGAGGGAAAGAGGTTCTTGGGCTCAGGGG GATTCATTGGCTATGTTCCTAACCTCAAAGAGATGGTTGCTGACTGGACAGGGGAGGACAATGACAGTGATCAACTTTTCTTCACCAAGATTTATATCAACCcagagaaaaga AAATCCATCAATATAACACTGGACAACAGATGCAGAATGTTTCAGAATCTTCATGGATCCCTTG ATGAGGTCGTGTTGAAGTTTGAGGACGGGCAAGTGCGGGCCAGAAACGTGTTGTATGATACATTACCCGTCATTGTTCATGGCAACGGGCCCACCAAG cTCCAGATCAACTACTTGAGCAACTACATCCCCACAGTGTGGACATTTGAGACGGGTTGCAGTGTGTGTCTTGAGGACCTGCGGCCACTCTCAGGACTCAAG GAGAGCGAATACCCACTGGTGGTCATTGGGATCTTCATCCAGCAGCCCACCCCCTTTGTCAGTGTGTTCTTTGAGAGCTTGCTCAAACTGGAATACCCAAAAAACCAACTCAAACTCTTCATCTACAACCAG GAGCAGCACCACGAGGTAGAGGTCAGCTCTTTCCTGAAGGACCATGGGAAAGAGTACCAGGATGTAAAGGTCATCGGGCCTGAGGAGAACATGGACAGGGTGGCTTCCCGCAACCTCGGCCT TGATATGTGCCGACAGGACAAGGACTGTGAGTATTTCTTCAGCATGGATATCGAAGTGGTTCTGAAGAACAAGGACACCCTAAAGATTCTCATCGAGCAAAATGA GCCTATAATTGCACCCATGATAACCCGAGAAGGCCGCCTATGGACCAACTTCTGGGGAGCACTCAGTGCTGATGGTTACTATGCTAGGTCGGAGGACTATGTGGACATTGTGCAAGGACGCAGAGT TGGTGTGTGGAATGTCCCCTACCTGGCCAAGGTGTACCTGGTGAAGGCCAGCCTCCTTCACGAGGAGCTCTCCGACAATGACCTCTTCAGCTCGGGCACCCTGGACCTCGACATGGCCTTCTGTCACAACGCCAGAAACAAA GGAGTCTTCATGTATGTTACGAATATGCACACCTTTGGACGGATGCTGTCGACAGAAAACTACCAGATGAGCCATCTCCACAACGATCTGTGGCAGATCTTTGAAAACCCTAAG GATTGGGAGGAGCGTTACATCCATGAGAACTACACAAAGATAATGAGAGACAAACTGATTGAAACA CCTTGCCCTGATGTATACTGGTTCCCGCTATTCTCTGATATCGGATGTGACCACATTGTTCAAGAAATGGAAAACTTTGGACAGTGGTCCGGTGGCCGAAATACG GACACAAGGATCCAGGGCGGCTATGAGAATGTCCCCACCATTGATATCCACATGACTCAAATCAATTATGAGAAAGAGTGGCAGAAGCTTCTGTTGGATTACATCGCCCCAATCACAGAGACAATGTATCCTGGATACTACACCAAG TGTATCTCTTACCTCAACTTCGTAGTGAGGTACAAACCTGACGAGCAGCCCCTGCTCACCCCTCACCACGATGCATCTACTTTCACTATTAATGTAGCTCTCAACAGCAAAGAAATTGACTATCAG GCTCAGTTTGACTTGGCGTTTGTAGTTAGATATAAGCCAGACGAGCAGCCCTTTTTAAGGCCACACCATGACGCGTCCACATTTACTATAAATATTGCACTCAATCAAAAAGTGCTTGATTACcag GGTGGGGGATGCAGGTTCATACGGTATAACTGCTCCGTCGAGGCACCCCGCAAAGGCTGGGCCCTCATGCACCCTGGACGGCTCACCCACTATCACGAGGGCCTGCGAACCACTGCAGGCACTCGATACATCGCAGTGTCATTTGTGGACCCCTGA